The nucleotide window GATCACATGGGCGTTCTTCTTGCGCAGGATGTCGGCAAAGATCTCGTCGGTCGGGGTCACGCCCACCCGCGCGTCGATGACGAACAGGCAGATATCCGCATGTTCCACCGCGCGCTCGGTCAGCTTGCGCATCCGGCCCTGCAGGCTTTCGTCGGTGGCCTCCTCCAGCCCTGCCGTGTCGATCACGGTAAAGCGCAGGTCCACCAGCCGCGCCGCGCCTTCGCGCAGGTCACGGGTGACGCCGGGCTGGTCATCGACCAGCGCCAGCTTCTTGCCGACAAGTCGGTTGAACAGCGTGGACTTGCCCACATTGGGCCGTCCGACAATGGCTAGGGTGAAGCTCATGGCCCCTCCGGTAAAACAGAAGAGGCCCGCTTACACCGCTTTCGCGTCAGCGGAAAGCGTGAAGCTGGCCGGATTTGCCGATGACATAGAGAATCCCGCCCGCAACCGCCGGAGCTGCCGCGGCGCCGCCAGGAATCTCGGTCTGCGCGACCAGCGCGCCGGTCGCGGGATCGTAGCTGCGCAGCACCCCGTCGGTCGAGGCCAGCACAAGCCGCCCGCCCGCCAGCACCGGGCCGTAATGCACATGGATGTTGCGGCGGCGCTTGTCCTTGCGGGTGGGCACGTAATAGGGCAGTTCCACTGCCCAGATTTCCAGCCCCGTCGCCGCGTCGACCCGCATCAGCCGCGAGGCGTCGGTGACAAGGAAGATAGACCCGCCCACGGGCACGACCGGGCTGGCCGCGCCTTCCTTGGCCGTCCAGCGCGCGCGCCCTGCCGCCACATCCACCGCCGCGAGCCGTCCGGCAGAGCTGCCGGCATAGACGGTACCGCCCGCCATCACCGGATCGCCGGTCAGGCCCATCACATCGGCATAGCCCATGCCAAGCCGGCGGCCCGCCACCGGCACCGACCATTTGCGCGCGCCATCGGCGCGGTTCACCGCCACCAGCTCGCCGCTGGGGAAGGGGAACACCACGGTATCGCCCTCGACCGCCGGGGCCGAAACACCCGCCATGCTGCTGGGAGAGGGGTTGCCTTGCGTCTTCCACTGCACGCGGCCATCGGCGGCGCGCACCGCCCAGCCGGTCGAGCTGCGGGTCGAGACATAGACCATGCCATCCGCCACCGCCGGGGCTCCGCCCACCGCAGAGTCGAAATCCTGCCGCCAGACCACGGCACCGCTGGCCGGATCCAGCGCGACCAGCTCGCCATATTCGGTGGTCACGAACAGCTTGCCTTCGCCGTAGGCCAGCCCGCCGCCGAGCACATTGGCGCCGCGCGCGCCGGGCGGGATCACGCTGGCCGACCACAGCACCGCGCCCGAGGGGCTGGTGGCGCTGACCTGGGCATTGGCATCGACGGTGAAGATCCGCCCCCCCGCCACCACCGGATCGGCGGTGATGCGCGCGCGCTTGCCGTCGCCGCGCCCGACATTGGCCGACCAGATGCGCACCGGTGCCGCGGACAGCGCCACATGGCCCAGCCGATGGGTCGCCGCGCCGCCGCGCTGGCTCCATTCGGCATTCATCACCGGGGCGGGCAGCGCCAGCGCCGTTGCCGGGGCGCGCTGCGGTTCCGAGGCCACGCCCGACAGCGCGTCCTGCGGATCGAGCCGGACACCCGCCAGCTGGACCTCCTTCTCGCAGCCGGCAAGGGTTGCCAGCACCAGAAGTGCGGCCATGCCGCGGGAAAGACCTGCGATGGAAAGCGTCACTGCCCCGTCCTCATCACGTTTGCCGTCCTCTTCACGTTCGACCGTTTCTGCACCTGGAACACCCCGGCGCCCCCGGACTGTCGCCTCAGGCCGCCCCGGGTTCCGCACCCAGGGCCACCATCAACTGTGTGGCGCGCCGGCGCAAGCCCGAGGTCACGCCCGGCTCCTGCAGCAAGGCGCGCAACCGCTCCACCGCCGCATCGCCCTCGCCCGCCGCCACCAGATCCAGTGCCTGCTGCTCCAGTGCCAGCATCCGGTAGGGCGCGCCCGGCGCGGCCAGCATGTCCAGCGCCGCACCGCGTTCAGAGGCCGGCATCTCGGGCCCCGCCGCGATCACCCGCTTGAGCAGCGCCAGATGGCGATAACTCACCGGCAGCGCGCCATTGGCGGCAATTCCATCCCAGGCGGCCAGCGCGGCGCCCGTGTCGCCGGCCTCCAGCAACGAGGCCGCGGCCAGGAAACCCTGCACCGCCGCACGTTCGGGGCCTGCGGCGGGCACGCCCGCCACCGCCTCGGCCCGTGCCGCCGGGGTTTCTGCCGCCATCGCCGCCATCAGCGCATCGCCAAAGGCCCGCGCCTCGGCCTCGGCCTTCGCCTTTTGCCATTCGTTCACCGCCGCCCCCGCGACGATCGCCACCACCAGCAAGATCCCGATCCAGCCATAGCGGCGCATCGCGGCGAACAGCCGGTCACGGCGGACCTCTTCGGTCACCTCGTCGATGAAGCTGTCGGTATCGCTCACGGGCGGTGCCTCCTCATGGCCTTGTTGCGCCACCTCTTACACGGCAAGAGCAGAGGTTGCCAAGCCCGGGCGGCAAGACGGGTGCGCCGCCGCGATCAGGGGCTTGCCGGGGCCAGGTTCCCCCGCGCTGCTTGCCCGAGGGCGCGGGGCCGACCGGGCGTGCAGCCATGTCCGAGCGCGCGCAATTCTGTCGGGCTTGCCCGGTGTGCATAGAGACGCCCCGCCCGCCCAGCATGTCTCCGCCCGAGCGGGCACAGCAGAATTCACCGCGCGAATGGCCCACAGCCATCCCGCACCGCCCTTCCCTTCGCGCAGCCCCCTTGGCCCCGCCTGGATCGGGCGGGAACAGGCGAGGCACTGCCTCGCCCCCGCCCGCCGCGGGACATATGCGCCCGGAGCCGCCGGGGCATCCCGAGACCGAGTGAGGCCAGCGCCCGACCTGGCGGGCGAGGAGCGCCCGCAGTTTGCGGGGCGGGCGCTGGCCGGGCCCTTTTGGGGTCCGTCCGGGCGGGGTGAGAGGGGGCGGTGAGTGGCGAAGGCGATGGCCTTCGCCAAGGCGCGCGGCGCCGGCGCGCGCCCCTCACGCCGCCTCGTCTTCGCCTTCCCCGTCCTCGCCCTCCGCCGATTGCCGCGCCCACATCGCGGCATAGCGCCCGCCGGCGGCCAACAGGTCGTCATGCTTGCCCTGCTCGACGATCTGCCCCGCCTCCAGCACCACGATCCGGTCGGCATCGGCAATCGTCGACAGCCGGTGCGCGATGGTGATGACGGTGCGCCCCTCGCCCATCGCGCGCAGGCTGTCCTGGATGTCGCGCTCGGTCTGGGTGTCGAGCGCGCTCGTCGCCTCGTCCAGCAGCAGGATCGGCGGGTTCTTCAGCAAGGTGCGGGCGATGCCCACCCGCTGCTTCTCGCCGCCCGACAGCTTCAGCCCGCGCTCGCCCACCGTCGTCTCATAGCCCTCGGGCAGCGAGACGATGAAGTCATGGATCTTCGCCCCCCGCGCTGCCGCCTCGACCTCGGCCCGGCTGGCGGACGGGCGACCATAGGCGATGTTGTAATACACGGTATCGTTGAACAGCACCGTATCTTGCGGCACCACCCCGATGGCATCATGCACCGATTGCAGCGTCACATCGCGCAGGTCCTGCCCGTCGATGCGGATCGCGCCGCCGGTCACGTCATAGAAGCGGAACAGCAGCCGCCCGATGGTGGACTTGCCCGATCCCGACGGCCCGACGATCGCCACCGTCTGCCCCGCCGGCACCGTCAGGCTGACGCCCTTCAGGATCGGGCGGGTGGCATCATAGCCGAACATCACCCCGTCCAGCTCCAGCGTCGCCCCCGCCACCTTCAGCGCCGGCGCGCCGGGCTTGTCCGTCACCTCGGCCGGCTGGCCCAGCAGGTCGAACATCTCGCCCATGTCGACCAGCGCCTGCCGGATCTCGCGGTAGACCGTGCCGAGGAACCCCAGCGGCATGGTGATCTGCATCATGTAGGCGTTGACCATCACGAAATCGCCCACGG belongs to Frigidibacter mobilis and includes:
- a CDS encoding ABCB family ABC transporter ATP-binding protein/permease is translated as MADKPARASGIRTMRRVAPYLWPEGQTWVKRRVVLALMALVLGKVISILIPFLYKGAVDSLAGEQRGDGALLAIGAIGVTVAYGVARLASVGFGELRDAIFVRVGQRALRQLALETFTHIHALSLRYHITRKTGGLSRIIERGVKGVDFLLRFMLFSVGPLILELAMVAIIFAVVFDVWYMAVVVVTIWAYVTFTFKVTEWRVKIRRQMNDQDTDANQKAIDSLLNYETVKYFGAEAREAQRYDAAMQGYEGAAVKTGQSLAVLNFGQSLIITTGLVIVMVMAAMGVQSGALTVGDFVMVNAYMMQITMPLGFLGTVYREIRQALVDMGEMFDLLGQPAEVTDKPGAPALKVAGATLELDGVMFGYDATRPILKGVSLTVPAGQTVAIVGPSGSGKSTIGRLLFRFYDVTGGAIRIDGQDLRDVTLQSVHDAIGVVPQDTVLFNDTVYYNIAYGRPSASRAEVEAAARGAKIHDFIVSLPEGYETTVGERGLKLSGGEKQRVGIARTLLKNPPILLLDEATSALDTQTERDIQDSLRAMGEGRTVITIAHRLSTIADADRIVVLEAGQIVEQGKHDDLLAAGGRYAAMWARQSAEGEDGEGEDEAA
- a CDS encoding PQQ-binding-like beta-propeller repeat protein — encoded protein: MTLSIAGLSRGMAALLVLATLAGCEKEVQLAGVRLDPQDALSGVASEPQRAPATALALPAPVMNAEWSQRGGAATHRLGHVALSAAPVRIWSANVGRGDGKRARITADPVVAGGRIFTVDANAQVSATSPSGAVLWSASVIPPGARGANVLGGGLAYGEGKLFVTTEYGELVALDPASGAVVWRQDFDSAVGGAPAVADGMVYVSTRSSTGWAVRAADGRVQWKTQGNPSPSSMAGVSAPAVEGDTVVFPFPSGELVAVNRADGARKWSVPVAGRRLGMGYADVMGLTGDPVMAGGTVYAGSSAGRLAAVDVAAGRARWTAKEGAASPVVPVGGSIFLVTDASRLMRVDAATGLEIWAVELPYYVPTRKDKRRRNIHVHYGPVLAGGRLVLASTDGVLRSYDPATGALVAQTEIPGGAAAAPAVAGGILYVIGKSGQLHAFR